Proteins from a genomic interval of Coccinella septempunctata chromosome 2, icCocSept1.1, whole genome shotgun sequence:
- the LOC123308192 gene encoding ankyrin repeat and protein kinase domain-containing protein 1-like isoform X2, whose protein sequence is MPPGRRKSISYYLKRLKSEGISTKLRLNIFSAAAKNNHQVLRQQLETIHFADILDLKNETPLNVVSKKTESAQSRETAKILLSYGADILWPDYHGSTSAAYFFIRKDPDFIDLVLRMLPNVNVPLDSEENTALHLAVEANVESTVLKLLERGADPNRKNKRGLTPVHKSVTKSGFQFLIHLYSLGGDINLPAPDSQTPLHMASRMGNKDCLEAVLYCNPELNAKDRNGLTPLLILTIRHNHLVPQIYELLRKGADPSVRTPNEDNCLHSLISMASISTLRVTKKIQFYTYPRTGTNR, encoded by the exons ATGCCACCCGGACGaagaaaatcaatttcttattaCCTCAAACGCCTGAAATCAGAGGGAATAAGTACGAAATTgaggttgaatattttttcagcaGCAGCGAAGAATAATCACCAAGTGCTGAGACAACAGCTGGAAACAATACACTTCGCTGACATTCTGGACTTGAAGAACGAAACCCCTTTGAATGTTGTCAGTAAAAAGACGGAATCTGCACAGAGCAGGGAGACTGCGAAAATCCTGTTGAGTTACGGGGCTGATATCCTCTGGCCAGATTATCATGGTTCGACGTCAGCTgcttatttttttattcgaaaag ATCCGGATTTCATCGACCTAGTCCTGAGAATGCTGCCAAATGTGAACGTACCCCTAGATTCGGAAGAGAACACCGCCTTGCACTTGGCCGTCGAAGCCAACGTAGAATCTACCGTCTTGAAGCTGTTGGAAAGGGGAGCAGATCCGAACAGAAAGAACAAACGCGGACTCACGCCAGTCCATAAATCGGTAACGAAATCGGGGTTTCAATTCCTAATACATCTGTACAGTCTTGGAGGCGACATCAACCTACCCGCCCCAGATTCCCAAACGCCCCTTCATATGGCGTCGAGAATGGGGAATAAGGATTGCTTGGAAGCCGTCTTATATTGTAACCCCGAGTTGAACGCGAAAGACAGGAATGGATTGACCCCATTGCTGATCTTAACCATTCGCCATAATCATCTGGTGCCCCAAATTTACGAGTTGCTACGAAAAGGAGCTGATCCTAGCGTGCGAACACCTAACGAAGATAACTGCCTTCACTCTTTGATCAG TATGGCGTCGATATCGACGCTGCGGGTTACCAAAAAGATACAGTTTTACACATATCCACGTACAGGAACAAACCGCTAG
- the LOC123308192 gene encoding ankyrin repeat and protein kinase domain-containing protein 1-like isoform X1: MPPGRRKSISYYLKRLKSEGISTKLRLNIFSAAAKNNHQVLRQQLETIHFADILDLKNETPLNVVSKKTESAQSRETAKILLSYGADILWPDYHGSTSAAYFFIRKDPDFIDLVLRMLPNVNVPLDSEENTALHLAVEANVESTVLKLLERGADPNRKNKRGLTPVHKSVTKSGFQFLIHLYSLGGDINLPAPDSQTPLHMASRMGNKDCLEAVLYCNPELNAKDRNGLTPLLILTIRHNHLVPQIYELLRKGADPSVRTPNEDNCLHSLIRYVNLENHYLRLSFLIRLLLQYGVDIDAAGYQKDTVLHISTYRNKPLAAFTLLRYGADLKKKNHRDFPLDIAFITNNDHIAKIFVKFIAIRGGDIQEYISRQHHVLKLSAARICLTMHQAELEHLKTVLVYCSNLSYYSIITMSLTTLTDHMGTSLALRELSARNLDPSVKLYRNLLIWNLQDGKRCWIARKEVVSFMQQIFTLMPGKVSVPKKVTAHIVSFLGFHEVLKMKRYLRDELENEY, from the exons ATGCCACCCGGACGaagaaaatcaatttcttattaCCTCAAACGCCTGAAATCAGAGGGAATAAGTACGAAATTgaggttgaatattttttcagcaGCAGCGAAGAATAATCACCAAGTGCTGAGACAACAGCTGGAAACAATACACTTCGCTGACATTCTGGACTTGAAGAACGAAACCCCTTTGAATGTTGTCAGTAAAAAGACGGAATCTGCACAGAGCAGGGAGACTGCGAAAATCCTGTTGAGTTACGGGGCTGATATCCTCTGGCCAGATTATCATGGTTCGACGTCAGCTgcttatttttttattcgaaaag ATCCGGATTTCATCGACCTAGTCCTGAGAATGCTGCCAAATGTGAACGTACCCCTAGATTCGGAAGAGAACACCGCCTTGCACTTGGCCGTCGAAGCCAACGTAGAATCTACCGTCTTGAAGCTGTTGGAAAGGGGAGCAGATCCGAACAGAAAGAACAAACGCGGACTCACGCCAGTCCATAAATCGGTAACGAAATCGGGGTTTCAATTCCTAATACATCTGTACAGTCTTGGAGGCGACATCAACCTACCCGCCCCAGATTCCCAAACGCCCCTTCATATGGCGTCGAGAATGGGGAATAAGGATTGCTTGGAAGCCGTCTTATATTGTAACCCCGAGTTGAACGCGAAAGACAGGAATGGATTGACCCCATTGCTGATCTTAACCATTCGCCATAATCATCTGGTGCCCCAAATTTACGAGTTGCTACGAAAAGGAGCTGATCCTAGCGTGCGAACACCTAACGAAGATAACTGCCTTCACTCTTTGATCAGGTACGTCAACTTGGAAAATCATTATCTGAGACTGAGCTTTCTGATACGTCTCCTTCTTCAGTATGGCGTCGATATCGACGCTGCGGGTTACCAAAAAGATACAGTTTTACACATATCCACGTACAGGAACAAACCGCTAGCAGCCTTCACACTATTGAGATATGGGGcggatttgaagaaaaaaaaccaTCGGGATTTCCCTTTAGACATAGCGTTTATAACGAATAATGACCACATCGCCAAGATCTTCGTGAAATTCATAGCTATAAGGGGCGGGGATATTCAGGAGTATATTTCCAGACAACACCACGTACTCAAACTGTCAGCTGCTAGGATATGCTTAACAATGCACCAAGCTGAACTAGAACACCTCAAAACTGTACTAGTTTATTGCTCCAATTTAAGCTATTACAGTATAATAACCATGAGCTTGACAACCTTAACCGACCATATGGGCACAAGTCTGGCGCTCAGAGAACTCAGTGCTAGAAATTTGGACCCATCAGTCAAATTATATCGCAACTTGCTCATCTGGAATTTACAGGATGGAAAAAGATGTTGGATTGCACGAAAAGAAGTCGTCTCATTCATGCAACAGATTTTCACATTGATGCCAGGCAAGGTTTCTGTACCAAAAAAGGTTACAGCGCACATAGTTTCATTTCTTGGATTTCACGAAGTGCTCAAAATGAAGAGATATCTGAGGGACGAGCTTGAAAACGAATATTGA